The DNA sequence CGAACTGCTCGAACGCGACGTGAAGAACCTCCTCGACTACTTCCGCCGCAAGTACCCCGCCGCGATGCCCGAGGAGGTGGACTCCTCGTCGCTGTGCGACGCGGTTGCCGCCGACGAGTTCGAGACACTCCGCGCGTTTGCGGTGTGAGTCCCGTTATCGTTCGTTAGGTCGCCGTGCGCTTCTGAATCGACCGTTCTCGAATCTCTTACCGCTGGGTTCGGCACTTCTACCTGCTCGTCCGGGACACACCGATAAACCAGATTCCGCGATACGAAATCCGGACGAGACCGGGTTCCCACGACTCGCGACGGTTCTGCGGGTCGCCGGTGAGTAGAGGGAATCAACGTCTGGTTTTCGCTAATCCAGAGGAGTACAGAGAGTGTCTGATATGTGGAACGATAGCACGAGTCATATCCGTCCGTGCCTTACCTCCGTGTGATGTATGACTCGAACCGATCAACGTTCCAGTCAACCGAGAAGTGAGTCTCCCGTTCGTGTCGGCGTCTTGAGCCTCCACAACAGCAAGGAGACGAAGGCGATCCTGAATGCAGTGGAGGCGCTCGGTCACGAACCGGAGTGGCTGCGAGCGGAGAATACGGTCGTCCGCATCCGCGAGAGGGACGCCGAACTCAGCCCCGACGTCGACGTGATCGCCAATCGACTGCTCCTGTCGAATACGGACCAACCGGCCGAAGAACTGGGATTGGCCCGAACGCTGGAGGGTATTCGCCCGATGCTAAACACACCGGATGCGACGGCACGGGCCGCGCACAAGACCGCCGCAGCGATCGCGCTGGTCAACGAGGGGCTCCCCGTCCCGAAGACCGCTCTCGCGCTCAGCAACGACCAACTCAAACACGTCCGCGAGGAGTTCGGGAGCGAGGCGGTGTACAAGACCGCGATCGGGACGCACGGGGGCGGAGCGTGGAAGGTGTTGACGACCGACCCGCTCACGGCCCGCGTCGGGAAACGCCGCGCGTTCCTCCAGGAGTTGATCGGATGCGACGGAGAGACGCCGCGGGACCTCCGCGTGTACGTCGTCGGTGATCGGGTGATCGGGGCGATGCACCGACACGCCGCCGAGGGAGATTGGCGGACGAACGTCGCCCGCGGCGGCAGCGTCGAAGACGTAACGGATTCCACACCGAAAGCGGTGCTCGACCTCGCTCGCCGCGCGGCGGCGACGCTCGGACTCGACTACGCCGGTGTCGACCTCATCGAGGGCGACGGCGAGTGGTACATCTTGGAGGTGAACCCGACGGCCGGGTTCAGGGGTCTCTATCAGGCGACGGGGCGGAGTCCGGCCCCGTACATCGCCCAGCAGGCCATCGAGTACGCGGGCGGGTCGGTCGATGCGGACCGAGTTGAGGGGCTCGCATCGACCCTCGACGACTCGGTCCCCCGCTGCAAACCGGCTCCGAAGCCGGTCGGGTCGGAGGAGGCGATTACGATCGGATTCACCGAGCAGGTCGTCGTCAGCGGGACCAGCGGAACGAAGACCGTGGTCGCAAAGTCCGATTCCGGCGCCGCCAGAACGAGTATCGACCTGCGACTCGCCGCGGACATCGGAGCGGGGCCGATTCACACCGTCTCACGGGTGCGGTCGGGGAGTTCCAAGCAGTCCAAGACGCGACCGGTCGTCGACCTCGTCATCGGAATCGGCGGTGAACAGTACACCGTCGCCGCGAATATCGAGGACCGAACCCACATGACGCACTCCCTTCTGCTCGGGCGAGACGTGCTGAAGAACTACCACCTCGACGTCGGTCGTCGGGTCGAAAGTCACGCGGAGATCGCCAGCGAAGAGTGAGCGACGGCTCCATCCAGACACCAATCGGGCGCAACTCGACGAGAGGGCGACCGAGACCGGACGCGTCGCAGCGGAGCGCGAAATAAAACCGAACCCGTCGCTCGATTGGTTCGCCTAGTGCTCGTCCTCGTACTCGTTGACGGGAGACCGCATCGAGTTTTTCGCGTCCGAAAAGAGCGCGTCGGTCCGTCGGCCGCGATTCGACCGGTTAGCTCGCCGCGGCCTGACCGCTGCTCGTCCCGGTTCCGAGCCGTCGCTCCGCCAGCGCGAGCAGACCGTCGAGCGTGACGGCGAGCAGCGCGCCGCTGACGGCCCCGGCGAGGAGTTGGGGCGTGTTGAACAGCTGAATCCCGCCGATGACCCACACGCCGAGGCCCCCGCCGCCGATGAAGAACGCGAGGTAGGCGGTGCCGACGTTGAGCACCGTGCTGGTGCGGATACCGGCGAAGATGACGGGCAGCGCGAGCGGCAGTCGAATCTTCCGCAGCACCGTCCACTCCGACATCCCCATCCCGCGCGCCGCCTCGACGGTACCGTCGTCGACGTCCTCGAGGCCGACGATGGTGTTCGTCAGTACGGGCAACAGCGCGTAGACGAACAGGCCCACGAGGGCGGGGAGGAAACCCAGCCCCAAGAGGGGGAACATGAGCGCGATGATGGCGAGGGTCGGAATCGTCTGGGCGACGTTACCGACGGTCTCGACGACGCCTTTCGCCCGGTCGTTCCGCGTCGCGAGTATCCCGAGCGGAATCGCGACGGCCACCGCCAGCGCCTCGGAGACGAACACCAACAGGAGGTGCTCGCGGAACAGTTCGAGAAAGCGGTCGGAGTTCGCGAGGAGGTACGCCCACGTCTCCGCGAGCAGTCCGAGGAGTCCCGTCATGCGCCCTCCGACCGTCGGATGGCCGACTCGGTGATGACGCCGACCACCTCCGCGTCCTCGACGACCGGTAGCGCCTCCACGCCGGCCTGGATGCACCGCGAGAGCGCGACCTGCGCGCTGTCGGTGGGGGACACCGGAACGATTTCGCCCCCGTCGGCCATCACGGCGTCGTCACCGCGGAAGGCGTCGACGATGTCGGCGTGTTCGTCGGGCACCTCGGGTTGCATGACCTCCTCGACGCGGAGCACGCGGAGCCGTTTCAGCGTCCGGTCGGGGCCGACGAACTCCTCGACGAACTTCGTCTTCGGTTCGTTCAGCAGCGCCGTCGGCGTGTCGTACTGGACGAGTTGGCCCTCTCGCAGGATGGCGATTCGGTCGCCCATCTTCAGCGCCTCGTTGATGTCGTGCGTGACGAAGATGATGGTCGTCTCTATCTCCCGCTGGATGTCGATGAACTCGTCCTGCAGTTCCTCACGGGTGATGGGGTCGAGCGCGCCGAACGGTTCGTCCATCAGCATCACGTCGGGGCCGGCCGCGAGCGCCCGGGCGACGCCGACGCGCTGACGCTGGCCGCCGGAGAGGTCCGAGGGGTGTCGGTCCCGGTACTCCGCGGGCGGGAGCCCCATCAGGTCGAGCAGTTCGTCCACTCGCTCGTCGGTTCGCTCCTCGTCCCATCCCTTCAGTTCGGGCACGGTGGCGACGTTCTCGCCGACGGTCATGTGGTCGAACAGCCCGATGTCCTGGATGACGTAGCCGATCTGCCGGCGGAGCTCGGTCGCTTCGAGCTCGCTCACGTCCGTGCCGTCGTAGTAGACGGTGCCGTCGGTCGGCTCCTCAAGCCGGTTGACGAGCTTCATCGTCGTCGTCTTCCCGCAGCCGGAGGGGCCGACGAGAACGGTCGTCGTTCCCGCTTCGACCTCGAAGTCGAGGCCTCGCACCGCGTGCGTTCCGTCGCTGTACTTCTTGTGGACGTCGTCGAATCTGATCATGAGAGTCGTGCGTGAACCGCAGCGAGCGTTCGAGTCAGGGCCGCCCGGTCGACCTCCTCGCCGTTGCGGAGCCTGAGCCACTGTTCGAGCACCCCGAAGGCGTAGTCGAACGCGAGCGCCAGCGCCGAGAGGACGACCGTGGTGACGACTATCATCGCCGTGTCGCCGGCGCTGATACCGTAGAAGATGAAGTCGCCGAGGCCGCCGGCGCCGATGAACGCGCCGATGGCGGCGAGGCCGACGAGGATGACGACCGCGTTCCTGATTCCGGCCATCACCACGGGCAGCGCGACCGGGAGTCGAACGCGCCGGAGGCGTTCGAGCCGGCTCATCCCGAGTCCCGTCCCGGCCTCGATGGCGGCGTCGTCGGCCCGGGTGAGCCCGATGTAGGTGTTCCGGATGACCGGTAACTGGGCGTAGGCGACCAGCGCGGCGATGGTCGGCGGGTTGCCGATGCCGAGCACGGGGACGAGGACGCCGAAGAAGGCGATGGCCGGAATCGTCATCAACACCCCCGCGACCCAGAGGACGACCGTCGCGGCGCGTTCGTGGTAGCTGATGACCACGCCGAGCGAGACGGCGACGGGGAGCGCGATGGCCAGCGTCCAGAGGGTGATGGCGACGTGTTCGTACGACAGTCGCGCGAGGCGACCGGCGTTCTCCGCGGCGAACGAGAGGAGTTCGCCGAGGAACGAGGCGGCGGGAATCACGTCAGATCAACCCCTCCGACCGGAGGTACTCGCGCGCGACGTTCTGCGGGTCCCGACCCTGCAGCGAGACGAGTCCGTTGAGCCGGAGGATGGTCTCGGTGTCGAGCGTCGGCCCGATGGCGTTCAGCGGTTCGCGCATCTCCGGCATCGCCTCCAGCGCCTCGCCGTTCACCAGGGGCGCGGGGTTGTAGATGGGGAAGAACCGCTCGTCGTCTTCGAGCGTCGTCAGCCCGTACTGCCGGATCTTCGGGTTGGTGCTGAACCCCATTCCGACCTCGGCGCCCCCCTCGCCGACGATCTGATAGGTGAGCGAGGAGCCGACGTTGCGGACGTTCAGGTTCCCGCGCATCTGGTCGAAGCCGTAGTGCTTCGCCAGCCCCGGCCAGCCGTCCGCTCGCTGCTGGAACTCGGGCCCCATCACGACCGTGAAGTCGGTGTTGCCCTCGGCGACGTAGCTCGCGAAGTCGCTCATCGTCTGCACGCCCGTCCGCTCGGCCCACGCGGGGTCCGCGATGAGGACGTACGTGTTGTTGAACGGCGCACGGTTCAGGTACTCGAGGTCGTACACGCGCTCGAACTCCCGCTTCACCGCCTGATACAGCTCTTCGGCGTCGGGGATGACCCGGTCGTGTTTCGGCGGGATGGTCGCCCACGCGCCGCCCGAGTACAGCCAGTACAGCGTCACCTCGCCGTTCTTCACGGCGCGGAAGTTCATGGTGACGCCCCCGAGTCCCGTCTCGTCGAGGACGCTGAGGTCGGTGTTCTCGCGCAGCGATTCGAGCGCCATGTACCCGAGGATGATGTCCTCGGTGAAGCGCATCGAACTCACCTGCACCGTGTTCGTCGACTCGATACCGAGCACGCTCGTGCAGCCGGCGGTCGCGGCTATCCCGGCGGCTGCACCACCGCGCTTCAGAAAGGCGCGTCGTGTCCTGGTCACTGTCGTATCTCCGTCCGGAGTCCGAGGTTTCCGCGCGTCCGCGTCGGCCGAATCGATGGCACCGACGGCGCAGTCGTTCGCACCGCCTTAAAGATGCACTCCAATAATCAAGTTCTCTGCTGAAAAAAACTATGGCTGTTAGTACAACGTCCGCGTACTCAGACCCGCACTGCCCCGGCAGTGCGGCCGGTGAGAATCCGGCCTCGCGGACCGCTCACTCGACCGCGACGACGACTTTCCCCTGATGCTCGCCGCGGTCGACGTACCGGTAGGCCTCGCGGGCGTCCTCGAAGTCGAAGACGCGGTCGACGACCGGTTCCATCCCGGTCGTCTCCACGGCGTCGAGCATCCGGTCGAACATCGCGCGACTCCCGACGCCCATCACGCCCTCGACGTTCAGCGACTTCGCGAGGACCGGTCCGGGGTCGACTTCGCCCGCCTGTCCCGCGAGGACGCCGATGAGGTGGACGTGTCCGTTCGCGCCCGCCGCGGTCAGGGAGCGTTCGAGCGTCCCCGGGCCGCCGACTTCGACGACGTGGTCGACGCCGCCGGTGCGCGCCCGAATCGCCTCGCCCCAGTCGGGCGTCGACTCGTAGTTGAGCGTCTCCGCCGCGCCGAGGGCTTCGGCGCGTTCGAGTTTCTCGTCGCTGGAGGAGGTGACCACGGGTCGCGCGCCGTGCATGGCCGCGAACTGAAGCGCGAACGTCGAGACGCCGCCGGTTCCGAGCGCCAGCACCGTCTCGCCGGCGTGCAGTCCGCCGTCCTCGACGAGGGCGCGCCAGGCGGTCAGCCCCGCGCAGGAGAACGATGCCCCCTGCTTGTAGGAGAGGCTATCGGGGAGGCGGGGGACGGCGTCGGCCGGGAAGGCGGCGTACTCGGCCAGCACGCCGGGGAAGTTGCCGCCGGTGGTCCGCGCCGTCTTCTCGGGCGTCCCCGGCCCGTCCACCCAGTCGGGCGCGAACGGCGTCGCCACGCGGTCGCCCTCGGCCAGTCGGTCCACGTCGTCGCCGGTTTCGACCACGTCGCCCGCGCCGTCCGAGAGCGGAATCACGGGGAGGTCCGAGCCGGGGTAGGCGAGTTCGTCGCTCGCGATGGCCAGGTCCCGGTAGTTGAGCGAACAGGCGCGGACGCGTACCAGCACCTCGTCGTCGTCGGGCGTCGGTCGGTCCCGGTCCACCAGTTCGACACCGTCGTAGTCGGCGTCCTCTGCGGTGACTTCGTAGGCTCGCATCACGCGGAAGGAGGGTCGGGAACCACTTTTACCCCGGTTTGTCCGACGGTCTGGCCGCCTCTTCGGGCGGCCCGAAGAAGCTATTCGACCGCCCGGAGTTCGACCGTCTCGGCCTCGAAGTCCTCGATGAACGCCCCGCTTCCGCCGACGCTGAACGTCCCGTCTTCGGTTTCGACGATGAGCGCGTTCTCGACGGGAAAGGAGTTGTTCGACGGTTCGAGGAGGCCCTGCCGGATGTCGACGACGACTCCCGCCAGTTCGGTCCGGCCGTCCTCGATGTGCATCGACCGTCCGACGGCGCGGGCGGCCACCTCGCGGCCCGCCCGGACGTGCATGGTCGCCTGCAGCGCCGCGTGACGGAAGTCGTCGTACGTCGCCGGGAGGGCGTCGGGGTCGCAGGTGTACGTCTCGGCGGCCATCGGCCAGTAGTTGCCGAGAAACGACCCGACGAGCACCGGGCCGAGTTGCTCCTGCGCGAAGACGATGGCCTGCGCGCCCGTGTTCGACCGCGTCACCATCTCCGTCGGCGCGACGAGGCCGGCGCCCTGGTCGACGGTGAGCATCGTCGGCATCGGCGCCTCCCACGCGCGGGCGACCGATGCCAGCCCCGAGAGGTCGAGTTCGTCCGTCGGGCCGACGCCCGTGACGATGAGGAGGACGAGGACGCCGCGGTCGACCGCCGCGCGGAGTTCGTCGGCCACCTCGTCGACCAGCGAGTACGGCATCCCGAGCGTCACCTCCGTCTCCGCGCGGGCGACGAGTTCGGAGACGCGCTTGATGACGGTCACCCGCGACTTCACTACCTCGAACCGCTCGGAGCGCGGGGCCGCGCGGGAGAAGCGCGCTTCGAGGGCCGGTCCCATGTCGTCCAAATCGGAGGACAGCGAGTCGATCACGTCGGCCGGGGGACGGGCGCGGATGGTCGTCGGCACGGCGTGGTCGTTCACCTCGACGAACCCGCGGGCCTCGAGTTTCTCGGCGATGCTGTAGACGTAGCGCTTCGAGACGTCCGCCTCGTCCGCGATGGTGCTCGCCTTCGCCTCGCCGAGTTCGAGGATGGTGAGATAGGTGTCGATCTCCTTGTCGGAGAAGCCGAACCGCTTGAGTAGGTCCACGAGGGCCGCGTCGTCCATGCGGATACATGCAGAACACGGTCACTTATACTGTGGGCTACGCCGCCGAGCGGCGTCGTTCCGCCGTCCGGCGGCCGTTTCGCGGTTCTCGGTCGGGTCCCCGCTTGGTCCCGGTCCGACCGCTCGGCCTCGGTTCCTTCGCTCCGCGTTCTGTCTCTCCCGCACGCGCACGGGAACCCGGCCACGCTTTAGCCTTCGACCGCATACTGCGAGAGAGTGACAGACACGGAAGACGGAGACGAAGCCAACGGACCGCGGCCGTTCGTCCGCCGGCGGGACGAAGGCGAGGCGTACCACGCGCTGGGCGCGTTGGCGCTGCGGAAGGCGACGAGCGGGGAGACGGGCGGAGCCTTCGAACTGGTCGAGCGCCGCGGCGACGAGAATCGGGTGATGACGCCCCTGCACGTCCACCGGTCGACGGACGAACTCTGGTACGTCCTCGACGGCGCGGTGGAACTGTTCGCGGCCGGGGACCTGCTGTCGGCGGGGCCGGGCGACACCGTCTTCGCCCCGCGAAACGTCCCGCACGCCTTCCGCATCGCGGCCGACGATACCCGAGTACTGCTGTTCGTCTCGCCGGGAGAGACGATGTTCCGCGAGGTGGGGACGCGCGTCGCGGAAGCGACGGTGCCCGCCGACGGCCCGGACGGCGACGAACTGAACCGCCTCGACGCGTTCGTCGCGGCGTCGGACGTGGAGATTCTCGGCCCGTCGCCGTTCGACGCCTGACGCCGCGTTCGACCCTGTCACCGTCCGGCACAGCGTCGACCGATTCGAAGTCGTTAAAGGCGAACCGGCGGTAGGTTCGGCAACTCGCTGGTCGGACGGGACGCCAGCGGGCACCCGAACACTCGGGACGACATGTGGAGTGCGGTCGACGACAGAGCGCCTCCGAATCGCAAGCGCCCGTGGTGAAACTATGGCACGAAGCTTCTATTCCCACATCAAGGACGCGTGGAAGAACCCCGGCGACGGCAAACTCGCCGAACTGCAGTGGCAGCGAAAGCAGGAGTGGCGCGACCAGGGCGCCATCGTCCGCATCGACCGCCCGACGCGCCTCGACAAGGCGCGCGAACTCGGCTACAAGGCCAAGCAGGGCATCGTCGTGGCCCGCGTCTCCGTCCGCAAGGGCGGCGCGCGCAAACAGCGACACAAGGCCGGACGACGCTCGAAGCGGCAGGGCGTCAACCGCATCGGTCGCCGCAAGAGCATCCAGCGCATCGCCGAGGAGCGAGCCTCGCGCAAGCACCCGAACCTGCGCGTGCTCAACTCCTACTGGGTCGGCGAGGACGGCTCCCAGAAGTGGCACGAGGTGATCATGGTCGACCCCGAGCACCCGGCCATCCAGAACGACGACGAACTCAACTGGATCTGCAGCGACGACCACAAGGGCCGCGCCTTCCGCGGTCTGACGAACGCCGGCACGTCCAACCGCGGTCTCAACGCCCGCGGCAAGGGCGCCGAGCACACGCGCCCCAGCATCGGTAGCGGTCGGCGCCGCGGCAAGTAAGCCTCGGCCGACCGCGACCGACGAGATTCGATTCTCGATTTCTTCTTTCGAATACTGAGCGACGAACGTGACGGACGGAGAGCGGCGCGTCCGCTCACCGTCGGAGTCGGGCAGGAGAACGAGAGAACGGGCGTGCGGCGAGCGCGGTTCGACGACCGAACCTCAGGCGTCGTGTCCGGACGCGACGGGACCGTCCCAGGCGTCGAAACCGCCGCGGAGGCTGGTCACGTCGGCGTCGAGATGGGAGTCGAGCATCGAGGCGACCCGACGGGAACTCTGTCCGATGTAGCAGGCGACGACGATGTCGTCGCCCCACTCGGGGTCGACGTTCGCCAGCGAGAGGCGGTCGGTCGGGAGGTTCACCGACCCCTCGATATGTTCGGCGGCGAACGACGACGGGTCGCGGATGTCCACGACGGTGGTGTCCGCGTCCGCGTCTTCGAGTCTCGCCACGAGCGTCTCCGGCGTCGTCTCCGTCACCATATCCGGGACTTCGTCGCGCGCGGCAAACCCTCTTCGGTTCCGACTACTCCTCACGACGAATCGTGAGGGACGCCGCGCGCCCGCCGGCCGTCTTTCCGGCGGGCGCGGATTTATTCGCGGCAGCCCCCAACGTCCGGTGTGACCCTCTCTCTCGACGCCACCCAACTGGACCGGTACTCCAGACACATCATCATGGACGAGGTGGGGCCGCCGGGACAGGAACGACTGCTCGACGCCTCGGTGCTCGTCGTCGGCGCCGGCGGCCTCGGGTCGCCCGTCGTCGAGTACCTCGCCGCCGCGGGCGTCGGCCGCCTCGGAATCGTCGACGATGACGCCGTCGAGCGGAGCAACCTCCAGCGACAGGTAGTGCACGGCGACGACGACGTGGGACGACCCAAAGTCGACAGCGCCGCCGACTACGTCCGCGGCCTCAACCCCGACGTGGACGTCGACGCCCACGAGACGCGGTTGGAGAAGGGGAACGTCGGCATCCTCGGGGAGTACGACGTGGTCGTCGACGCGTCGGACAACTTCCCGACGCGATTCCTCGTCAACGACTTCTGCCGGATTCGCGACATCCCCGTGGCCCACGGCGCCATCTATCGGTTCGAGGGGCAGGCGACGACGCTCGTCCCCGGCGGCCCCTGCTATCGGTGTCTGTTCCCCGAGGCGCCCGAACCCGGCACCGTCCCCGACTGCGCGACGACGGGCGTCCTCGGCGTCCTCCCGGGCACTCTCGGCTGTATCCAGGCGACCGAGGCGGTGAAACTCGTTCTGGAAGCGGGAGAACCGCTCGCGGGCCGCCTCCTGTTCTACGACGCGATGGAGATGACGTTCGAGACGGTTCCCTACCGACGGAACCCCGACTGCCCGGTGTGCGGCGAGGACCCCATCGACTCCCTCGACGGCGTCGAGTACACCGACGCCTGCGCGGTGTCCGTCGAGTAGGTCGGCTCCGCGGCCGCCCGTGCGGTCGCCGTCGCTCCTACTCTCCGCCGGTCGGTCGGGCCGACTCGGGGCGCGGGGCCGCGGCGGAGTCGGACCCGCCGCTCCCGCGCGCGTCGGTGTCGGACGTTTCGGAGACGGAGGCGTCGACGTCGAACGAGGCCGACACGTCGCCGCCGCAGAGGCGCGCGACCCGGTCGGTCAGTTCGCCGAGCGTCACCGTCTGGTCGGCCGTGGCGTCGGTTATCTCGGTCGAGGCGTCCCGGGCGTCGAAAGCGCGCGACTGGGCGCTCTGGATGGTCGTCGTCACCTGCTCGATGTTCTCCGCCTGTCCGTCCGTCGCGCGGGCGACTTCCGCGATGCCGTCGGCGCCCGTCCCGGTCGCCTCGGCTATCTCGTCGAGGGCGGTCAGCACGTCCGATATCTCCCCCGAGGCGACCCGAATCTGCTCGTGGGACTGCGCGGAGGCGTCGACGGTCTCGTCGGCCTGTTCGCGTATCTCGGCGATGCTCCCGGCGATTTCCTCGGTGTGCTCGTGCGTCTGGTTGGCGAGTTGCTTCACCTCGTCGGCGACGACGGCGAACCCCGACCCGGCCTCGCCGGCCCGCGCGGCCTCGATGTTGGCGTTGAGGGCGAGCAGGTTCGTCCGGTCGGCCACCTCGGCGATGACCTCGACGACCTCTTCGATTGCCTCCATCCGTTCGTGGAGTTCCGAGACCGTCTCCAGGAGATCCTCGGAGATTTCGACGACGTTGTCGGTCGCCGTGCGGACGGACTCGCCGGCCCCGCGGGCGTCCTCGGCGGCCGTCTGCGCCTGCGCGGCGGAGGCGGCGACCTCGTCGGAGGTGGCGGCTATCTCCTCCATGCTGGCCGAGAGGTCCTCCATCTCGGCGGCGCCCGTGTCGAGCAGTTCGGCCTGCTCGGCGACGTGGGAGTCGATGCGCGTCGCGGCGTCGGCGGCGCGTTCGATGGCCTCGCCGAGATGGACTGCGGTCTCGTCGACTTCGTCGGCCAGTCGCTCGAAGCGCCCGGCCATCGCGTTGAACTCCGGCACGACGCGGAGCGTCGTCTCGGGGAGGTGGCCACCGTCGTCCTCGAATTCGATGCGCGCCGACAGGTCGCCGTCCGCGAGTGCGCCGACCGTGTCGAGCAGTTCCTCGACGAGTCGCGTCGACGCGCGTTCGCGGGCGACCACGTCGGTGCGGTCGTAGATGGTCTCTATCACCGCGACGAGTTCCCCTCCCTCGAAGACGGGGCGGGCGACGAACCGGATGTGGCGTTCGACGCCGTCGCCGGTCACCATCGTGCTCCGGTCCTCGAAGCCGCCGTCGCCCGTGGCCGCCACGCCGAACGCCTCGTCGGCGTCGGCGGGCGCTTCGAGCACTTTGTCCGCTAAGGTCTTGGCCCGTCGGCCGTCGGGGTAGAACGCCTCGCTGGCGTGCCGGGACCCGAGGGCGTCCGACGAGGGGACCGCGGTGAGCGCCGCTATCTGCCGGTTCCACGCGACGACCGTTCCCTCGGCGTCGAGCACGAACGCCGGCGCGCCGACGCCTTCGAGCAGTTGAGTGCTGGTCAGCGAACGCGCGACGCCGGTGACCGTCTCCGAGGCGTCGGCGACGGTCCCGCCGTCGGGACGGGCGCCACCACCGCTCGAAAGCGCGTTCGAGAGGCGGGTGAGCAACGAATTCGACATCGTCACCCATTTCAACAGATAGTTGATAATTCTTTCTAGCTGATTTCCACGGTTGATAATAGCCACCGTCGGTCGAACGAGAGGGGCCGGGACGGAGTCGAACGAGAGTGGGAGGCACGGGACGACTCGTCAGTACCGCGGGGCGGACCGCTCTGAGGAGTGTGGCGAACACGGCGGCACCGACGCGTCCGCGAACGGGTGTGCCGCGCTCCGCGCGCCCGTCCGCGGCGACTCTCAGGTCACGACGGGCGTGGTCTCGTCATCGGATGTGAACGTTCGGTCGAGAGCCGACGGCGAGTCCCGCAGACCGCAGCGTTTTATCGGCCGCGACGCGGAGAGGAGGTATGACCTCGCAGGGAATCGTCGAGGAGTTTCTCTCTTTGAAGTCCGACACGGAGGCGGATGTTCTGACGATGCAGTGCGGCGATTTTTATGAATTTTTCGCCGACGACGCGGAGTTGGTGGCCGAGGAGTTGGACCTGAAGGTGTCGAAGAAGTCCTCGCACGGGTCGTCGTACCCGATGGCCGGCGTGCCGGTGGACGACCTCACGCCGTACCTGAAGGTGCTCGTCGAACGCGGCTACCGGGTGGCCGTGGCCGACCAGTTCGACGGCGACGACGGCGGCCACTACCGCGAGGTGACGCGCGTCGTCACGCCGGGGACGCTGTTGGAGACGTCGGGCGCCGAGGCGCGCTACATCGCCGCCGTCGTCGCCGAGGAGGGCGGCGACCGGGTGGGACTCGCGTTCGCCGACGTGACGACGGGGCAGTTCTTCGTCACCGAGACGGCCGACGCCGACGCGGCCCACTCGGAACTCTACCGCTTCGCGCCCGTCGAACTCCTCCCCGGTCCCGTCGTCAGAGGCGACGACGAGTTCCTGCGCCGCCTCCGCGAGGAGACGGACGCCTCGCTGTCGCTGTTCGAGGCGGACGCCTTCGCGCCCGGCCGGGCGAAACACGTCGTCCGCGAGCAGTTCGGCCGCGAGACGCTGTCGAGCGTCGGACTGGACTCCGAGTTGGCCGTCCGCGCCGCGGGCGCCCTCCTCGGGTACGTCGAGGAGACGGGCACGGGCGTCCGCCGGTCGATGACCCGCCTGCAGACGTACGAGACGCGCGACCACCTCGAACTCGACGCGACGACCCAGCGCAACCTCGAACTGACGGAGACGATGCACGGGGGGACGGAGGGGTCGCTCGTGGACGCCATCGATCATACGGTGACGAGTCCGGGCGGCCGCCTCCTCCGCGAGTGGGTCACCCGCCCGCACCGGGACAGGGGGGAACTCGAACGCCGACTCGACGCCGTCTCGGCGCTGGCGCGGGAGGCACTCGCGCGTGAACGCGTGCGCGAGGAGTTGGGGGACGCGTACGACCTCGAACGCCTCGCCGCGCGCGCCGCCTCCGGAAGCGCCGGCGCGAACGACCTGCTGTCGGTGCGCGACACCCTCGCCGTCCTCCCCGCCGTCGCCGAGGCGATAGAGGACGGACCGCTGGCGGACTCCCCCCTCGCGGACGTGGTGGCGCGG is a window from the Halogeometricum sp. S3BR5-2 genome containing:
- a CDS encoding ABC transporter permease — encoded protein: MIPAASFLGELLSFAAENAGRLARLSYEHVAITLWTLAIALPVAVSLGVVISYHERAATVVLWVAGVLMTIPAIAFFGVLVPVLGIGNPPTIAALVAYAQLPVIRNTYIGLTRADDAAIEAGTGLGMSRLERLRRVRLPVALPVVMAGIRNAVVILVGLAAIGAFIGAGGLGDFIFYGISAGDTAMIVVTTVVLSALALAFDYAFGVLEQWLRLRNGEEVDRAALTRTLAAVHARLS
- a CDS encoding zinc-dependent alcohol dehydrogenase family protein, yielding MRAYEVTAEDADYDGVELVDRDRPTPDDDEVLVRVRACSLNYRDLAIASDELAYPGSDLPVIPLSDGAGDVVETGDDVDRLAEGDRVATPFAPDWVDGPGTPEKTARTTGGNFPGVLAEYAAFPADAVPRLPDSLSYKQGASFSCAGLTAWRALVEDGGLHAGETVLALGTGGVSTFALQFAAMHGARPVVTSSSDEKLERAEALGAAETLNYESTPDWGEAIRARTGGVDHVVEVGGPGTLERSLTAAGANGHVHLIGVLAGQAGEVDPGPVLAKSLNVEGVMGVGSRAMFDRMLDAVETTGMEPVVDRVFDFEDAREAYRYVDRGEHQGKVVVAVE
- a CDS encoding glycine betaine ABC transporter substrate-binding protein; the protein is MTRTRRAFLKRGGAAAGIAATAGCTSVLGIESTNTVQVSSMRFTEDIILGYMALESLRENTDLSVLDETGLGGVTMNFRAVKNGEVTLYWLYSGGAWATIPPKHDRVIPDAEELYQAVKREFERVYDLEYLNRAPFNNTYVLIADPAWAERTGVQTMSDFASYVAEGNTDFTVVMGPEFQQRADGWPGLAKHYGFDQMRGNLNVRNVGSSLTYQIVGEGGAEVGMGFSTNPKIRQYGLTTLEDDERFFPIYNPAPLVNGEALEAMPEMREPLNAIGPTLDTETILRLNGLVSLQGRDPQNVAREYLRSEGLI
- a CDS encoding ABC transporter ATP-binding protein; its protein translation is MIRFDDVHKKYSDGTHAVRGLDFEVEAGTTTVLVGPSGCGKTTTMKLVNRLEEPTDGTVYYDGTDVSELEATELRRQIGYVIQDIGLFDHMTVGENVATVPELKGWDEERTDERVDELLDLMGLPPAEYRDRHPSDLSGGQRQRVGVARALAAGPDVMLMDEPFGALDPITREELQDEFIDIQREIETTIIFVTHDINEALKMGDRIAILREGQLVQYDTPTALLNEPKTKFVEEFVGPDRTLKRLRVLRVEEVMQPEVPDEHADIVDAFRGDDAVMADGGEIVPVSPTDSAQVALSRCIQAGVEALPVVEDAEVVGVITESAIRRSEGA
- a CDS encoding ABC transporter permease, whose amino-acid sequence is MTGLLGLLAETWAYLLANSDRFLELFREHLLLVFVSEALAVAVAIPLGILATRNDRAKGVVETVGNVAQTIPTLAIIALMFPLLGLGFLPALVGLFVYALLPVLTNTIVGLEDVDDGTVEAARGMGMSEWTVLRKIRLPLALPVIFAGIRTSTVLNVGTAYLAFFIGGGGLGVWVIGGIQLFNTPQLLAGAVSGALLAVTLDGLLALAERRLGTGTSSGQAAAS
- a CDS encoding RimK family alpha-L-glutamate ligase, yielding MTRTDQRSSQPRSESPVRVGVLSLHNSKETKAILNAVEALGHEPEWLRAENTVVRIRERDAELSPDVDVIANRLLLSNTDQPAEELGLARTLEGIRPMLNTPDATARAAHKTAAAIALVNEGLPVPKTALALSNDQLKHVREEFGSEAVYKTAIGTHGGGAWKVLTTDPLTARVGKRRAFLQELIGCDGETPRDLRVYVVGDRVIGAMHRHAAEGDWRTNVARGGSVEDVTDSTPKAVLDLARRAAATLGLDYAGVDLIEGDGEWYILEVNPTAGFRGLYQATGRSPAPYIAQQAIEYAGGSVDADRVEGLASTLDDSVPRCKPAPKPVGSEEAITIGFTEQVVVSGTSGTKTVVAKSDSGAARTSIDLRLAADIGAGPIHTVSRVRSGSSKQSKTRPVVDLVIGIGGEQYTVAANIEDRTHMTHSLLLGRDVLKNYHLDVGRRVESHAEIASEE